The following coding sequences are from one Rhizobiaceae bacterium window:
- the trpD gene encoding anthranilate phosphoribosyltransferase, with amino-acid sequence MSALKPFIAKAASGSHLTFEEAKDAFDIIMSGDATPGQVGGFLMALRVRGEVVDEIAGAVATMRDKMLRVDAPADAIDIVGTGGDNSHSVNISTASAFVIAGCGVPVAKHGNRGLSSSTGAADVLTALGIKIDLEPASITRCISEAGIGFMFAPAHHPAMKHVGPVRVELGTRTIFNLLGPLSNPAGVKRQMVGVFAPEWVGPVAETLYNLGAESAWVVHGDGLDEITAAGETHVSALIEGAVQSFVITPEDFGLKRHDRAALRGGDAEFNAKALRKVLSGEAGAYRDTVLMNAGAGLVVAGKAKTLQDGIEKAARSIDSGKAASVLADLERVSNA; translated from the coding sequence ATGAGCGCGCTGAAACCCTTTATCGCGAAGGCTGCTTCCGGCAGCCATCTCACCTTCGAGGAAGCGAAGGACGCTTTCGACATCATCATGTCCGGCGATGCCACGCCGGGACAGGTGGGCGGCTTCCTGATGGCGCTGCGGGTGCGCGGCGAGGTGGTCGACGAGATCGCGGGCGCGGTCGCCACCATGCGCGACAAGATGCTGCGCGTGGACGCTCCGGCCGATGCGATCGACATCGTCGGCACCGGCGGTGACAATTCGCACAGCGTCAACATTTCGACCGCGTCCGCCTTTGTCATCGCAGGCTGCGGCGTACCCGTCGCCAAGCATGGCAATCGCGGCCTGTCGTCATCGACCGGCGCGGCCGACGTGCTGACGGCGCTCGGCATCAAGATCGATCTCGAACCCGCATCGATCACCCGGTGCATAAGCGAAGCCGGCATCGGCTTCATGTTCGCGCCCGCGCATCATCCGGCGATGAAGCATGTCGGGCCGGTGCGCGTTGAGCTCGGCACCCGCACCATCTTCAACCTGCTCGGCCCCCTCTCCAATCCGGCCGGCGTGAAGCGCCAGATGGTTGGCGTGTTCGCGCCGGAATGGGTTGGCCCGGTGGCCGAGACGCTCTACAATCTCGGCGCGGAGAGCGCCTGGGTGGTGCATGGTGACGGGCTCGACGAGATCACCGCCGCCGGCGAGACGCATGTGTCTGCCCTTATCGAGGGCGCGGTACAGAGCTTCGTCATCACGCCGGAGGATTTCGGCCTGAAGCGTCACGACCGTGCAGCGCTGCGCGGCGGTGACGCGGAGTTCAACGCGAAGGCATTGAGGAAAGTGCTTTCCGGCGAGGCGGGCGCCTATCGCGACACGGTTCTTATGAACGCCGGCGCGGGGCTCGTGGTCGCCGGCAAGGCGAAGACGCTGCAGGACGGCATCGAAAAGGCGGCCAGGTCGATCGACAGCGGCAAGGCAGCAAGCGTGCTGGCCGATCTCGAACGCGTTTCCAACGCGTGA